CGCGGTGCGCGCCGGAGAGTTGGACGTGGCCCTCGTCCACGAGTACGACCTGGTGCCCACCGAGCCGGAACCGGGCCTGGCAGTCACCCAGCCCGTCTTCACCGAGCCGATGTACCTCGCCGCGACGGCCGCCGGCACGGTGGCCGGGCACCGCCGCTCGCCGTGGATCGTCGCGCCGGCCGGCACGCTGTGCCGCGCGATGGCCGTCCGGGCCTGCCGGGCCGCCGGGTTCACCCCGCAGGTCCGCCACCAGGTGGACGACTTCGCCACCGTGCTCGCCCTGGTCGCGGTCGGCCAGGGCGTCGGCCTCGTGCCCCACCTGGGCGCCGCCGACCCGCCCCCGGCGTGGTGCTGACCCGACTGCCGATGCACCGCCGCACCCGCACCGCATTCCGCGCCGGCGCGGCCGCGCACCCCGCGGTCGCCGCCTTCACCGCCGCCCTCCACACCGCCGTCCCGCCGGAGCTCGGCGGCCCGCCCGGCCCGCTCTGAGCGCTGCCGCGGGCAGCCTCAGGCGGGCTTGCGGAGGTCGAACAGGGTGCGGCTGGAGTGGGCGACGAAGGGGCCCTGCGAGGTGATCAGGCTGTGCAGGTCGCGCAGTCGGTCGCGGTACGCGTCGACGGTGAAGCCGGGGACCATCCAGATCACCTTGCGCAGGAACCAGACGACCGCGCCGATGTCGTGGAACTCGACCCGCAGCCGCTCGAAGCGCAGGTCGGCGACGGACAGGCCGGCGGCCTCGGCGGCGGCGCGCTCGCCGTCGGGGTGGCGACCGCGCCGGACGGCCTCGGGCAGCGGCCCGAGGAAGAACTCGACGAGTTCGAAGACGCTGGAGTGGCCGACGTGCTGGGCGACGTAGCTGCCGCCGGGCCGCAGCACCCGGGCGATCTCCGTCCAGTGGACGGTCGCGGGGTGACGGCTGCTCACCAGGTCGAACGCCTCGTCGGCGAAGGGCAGCGGCGGCTCGTCCGGGTCGGCGACGACCACCGCGCCGAGCGGGTGCAGCAGCCGGGTGGCCTTGGCGACGTTGGGCGGCCAGGACTCGGTGGCGACCGTCAGCGGGGGCAGCGGGCCGGCGCCCGCCAGCACCTCGCCGCCACCGGTCTGGATGTCCAGAGCCGCCGCCGCACCGGCCAACCGGCCGCCCAGCAGGCGCTGGTAGCCCCAGGAGGGCCGCTGCTCGGTGGCCCGGCCGTCGAGCCAGGAGAAGTCCCAGCCGTCCATCGGGGCGGCGTCGGCCTCGGCCACCAGGTCGTCGAAGGTGCGTGCCATGGACCGATCATCTCCCGGCCGGGCGACGCGATCCACTCGATTTCCCCACGAACCGACCTCCCGTCCGCCGGTGGGCAGCCGCTACCCTTCGGGCCATGGCAGAGCTGATCAACGAGGACGTCCCCGGCCGCTACGGCCCCGACGCGACGGTCGAGGTCGAGGCGTACGAGGTGGGCGCCGTCCGCACCGAGTACTCCCCCAAGCACGACGGCGACCCGGACCCGGGCGAGATCGTCTGGACGTGGGTCCCCTACGAGGAGCGGGACGGCCGCGGCAAGGACCGCCCGGTGCTGGTGGTGGCGCGCGAGGAGGACGGCAGCCTGCTGGCCGTCATGCTGTCCAGCAAGGGGCACGACCACGACCGGGACTGGGTGCCGATCGGTGCCGGCCCGTGGGACAAGTCGGGCCGCGACTCCTGGGTCGCGCTGGACCGGGTGATGCGGGTCCGGGACGGCGGCATGCGCCGCGAGGCCTGCGCCCTGGACCGGGCCCGGTTCAACGTGGTGGTGGACAGCCTGCGCCGCCGCTACCGCTGGAGCTGACCGTCCGCCGTGGGGCGGGCGGGGCCGGCCGGCCGCGTCCGCCCCGCTTCCGCTGATAACGATTCACCGATCATCCGCCGTTTTCCGCCCCGGCCGGGTAGAACAGCTGCACCATCACCACTGCACCATCACCACGTCACCGGGAGCCCGGAGCATGAGCAGCAACGACCCGTCAGGCTACGGCTATCCGACGGATCCCCAGCAGAACCCGTACGGCCAGCAGCAGCCGCCGGCCCCGGGCTACGGGACTCCCCCGCCGTACGGCCAGGCCGGCTACGGCACCGCGCCCGGAGCGCCCGGCTACGGCCCGCCGCCGGCCGGCCAGCAGGCCTGGCCGCTCTGGCTGACCCCGCCCGGGCAGTACAGCGGGCCGCCGGCGCCGGGGACGCGCATCCTCGCCTCGGCCGGTGACCGCTTCCTGGCCCGCCTGATCGACGCCGCCGTGCTGTTCATCCCGGTGATCGTGGTCTCCTCGATCATCGGGTTCTCGATCATCGGCGACGTCTTCATCGGGCTGCTGGTCTTCGGCTACGAGGCGGCCATGCTGCTCACCCAGCACGGCCAGACGGTCGGCAAGAAGGTCATGAAGCTCCGGGTGGTGGACGTCGCGAACGGCGGCCGGCCGGCCGACAACGCGTTCTGGATCCGCGCGGCGGTCTACGGCCTGCCCGGCGCCGTGTACTGCCTCGGCTCGCTGTTCCAGCTGCTCAACTGCCTGTGGCTGCTGTGGGACAAGCCGCTCCAGCAGTGCCTGCACGACAAGGGCGCCAAGACCCTGGTGGTCAAGGAGGGCTGACGCCCCCACCGCGCCGCAGGGGCCCGCCGAGCGCTGCTCGGCGGGCCCCTGCGGCGTTGCGGCGGCGCGGCCGCCGGTGCCGGAGGCTCAGACCGCCAGACAGCTCGGGCCGAGCAGCTGCTTGAGGTCGCCGAAGAGCGCCGGGTCGGACTTGACCCGGTGCCGGTCCAGCCGGAGCACGGTCGTCCTGCTGGGGCCCTCCAGGCGCAGCCGGACCTCGGTCGAGCCCTTGTGGTGGGTGAGGACCTCGCCGAGCCGGGCGACCAGCGGCGGAGTGATCCGGCCGCTCGGGATGTTGATCACGATCGGCGGCTCGGCGTGCGCGTTGGAGAGGTCGGGGACGGTCAGCTCCATGCCCATCAGCCGCGGCACGTCCTCCCGCTTGTCGAGCTTGCCGCGGACGAACACCACGGCGTCCTCGACGAGTTGGGAGGAGACCAGCTGGTAGCTGGCGGGGAAGAACATGCAGTCGATGGAGCCGGCGAGATCCTCCACGGTGGCGATCGCCCAGGCGTTGCCCTGCTTGGTCATCTTGCGCTGGAGGCCGGAGATGATGCCGCCGATCTGGAGGATCGACCCGTCCGGGCGCTCGGCGAGGTCGGCGACCGCGCAGTCCGCCTTGTCGGCGAGGACGTGCTCCAGGCCGTGCAGCGGGTGCGAGGAGACGTACAGGCCGAGCATCTCGCGCTCCTGGGTGAGCAGGAACGCCTTGTCCCACTCGTCCTCGGAGAAGACCACGTCGAGGCCGAAGCTCGGCTCGTCGGAGACGGTGTCGCCGCCGAAGAGGTCGAACTGGCCCTCGGCCTCCTTGCGCTTGACGCCGACCACGTTGTCGATCATCGGCTCGAACTGCGCGGTGAGGCCCTTGCGGGTGTGCCCGAGCGAGTCGAACGCACCCGCCTTGATGAGGGATTCGACGGTGCGCTTGTTGCAGACCACCGACTCGACCTTGTCCAGGAAGTCGGGGAAGGCGGAGAACTTCCCCTTGGCCCTGCGGGTGCGGATCATCGACTCGACGACCGGGCCGCCGACGTTGCGGATGGCGGTGAGGCCGAAGCGGACGGTGTCGTCGCCGTGCGGCGTGAAGTCGGCGTCCGACTCGTTGACGTCCGGCGGCAGGACGCTGATGCCCATCTTGCGGGCCTCGTTGAGGTAGACCGCGGACTTGTCCTTGTCGTCCTTGACCGAGGTGAGCAGGCCGGACATGTACTCGGCCGGGTAGTTGGCCTTGAGGTACGCCGTCCAGTAGGAGACCAGCCCGTAACCGGCGGTGTGCGCCTTGTTGAACGCGTAGCCGGAGAACGGGACGAGGACGTCCCACACCGCCTGGATGGCGGCGTCCGAGTAGCCGTGCTCGCGGCAGCCCCGCTGGAAGGGGACGAACTCCGCCTCCAGGATCTCCTTCTTCTTCTTGCCCATCGCGCGGCGCAGCAGGTCGGCCTGGCCGAGCGAGTAGCCGGCGAGGATCTGGGCGGCCTTCTGGACCTGCTCCTGGTAGACGATCAGGCCGTAGGTGGGCTCCAGGATCTCCTTGAGCGGCTCCTCCAGCTCCGGGTGGATCGGGGTGATCTCCTGCTGGCCGTTCTTGCGCAGGGCGTAGTTGGTGTGCGAGTTGACGCCCATCGGGCCCGGCCGGTACAGCGCCAGGACGGCGGAGATGTCCTCGAAGTTGTCGGGCTTCATCAGGCGCAGCAGCGAGCGCATCGGGCCGCCGTCGAGCTGGAAGACGCCGAGCGTGTCGCCGCGGGCGAGGAGTTCGTACGTGGGCTTGTCGTCGAGCGGCAGGTCCAGCAGCTCGATCTTGACGCCCTTGTTCTTCTGGATCGCCTTGACGGCGTCGTCCATGATCGTGAGGTTGCGCAGGCCGAGGAAGTCCATCTTGAGAAGGCCGAGGCCCTCGCAGGTGGGGTAGTCGAACTGGGTGATGGTGACGCCGTCGGTGTGCCGGGTCCAGACCGGGATGTGGTCGGTCAGCGGCTCGGCGGACATGATGACGCCGGCGGCGTGCACGCCGGGCTGGCGGATCAGGCCCTCGATGCCGCGCGCGGTGTCGATGACCTTGCGGACGTCCGGGTCGTTCTCGTACAGGCCGCGGATCTCGCCGGCCTCGCCGTAGCGGGGGTGCGAGGAGTCGGTGATGCCGGAGAGCGGGATGCCCTTGCCCATGACGTCCGGCGGCATCGCCTTGGTGATCCGGTCGCCCATTGCGTACGGGTAGCCGAGGACGCGCGAGGAGTCCTTGATGGCGGCCTTGGCCTTGATGGTGCCGTACGTGACGATCATGGCGACCTTGTCGGAGCCCCACTTCTCGGTCACGTAGCGGATCACGTCACCGCGCCGGCGCTCGTCGAAGTCGATGTCGACGTCGGGCATGGAGATGCGCTCGGGGTTGAGGAAGCGCTCGAAGATCAGGCCGTGCGGGATCGGGTCGAGGTCGGTGATGCCCATGGCGTAGGCGACCAGCGAGCCGGCCGCGGAGCCACGGCCGGGGCCCACCGCGATGCCCTGCTGCTTGGCCCACATGATGAAGTCGGCGACCACGAGGAAGTAGGCCGGGAACCCCATCTGGACGATGGTGTCCATCTCGTACTCGGCGAGCTTCTTGTGCTCCTCGTCGTAGCCGCCCGGGAAGCGCCAGTCCATGCCCTCCCAGACCTTGGCCCGGAAGAACTCCGCCTCGGAGGTGAAGCCCTCCGGGATCGGGAAGCGCGGCATCAGGTTCTTGAATTCGAACATGCCGGTGGTGTCGACCCGCTCGGCGACCAGCAGCTGGCTGTTGCGGCAGCCCTCCTGCCAGGCGTCGGAGGAGTCGAGGCCGTACATCTCGGCGGCCGACTTGATGTAGTAGCCGGTGCCGTCGAACCGGAAGCGGTCCGGGTCGGAGAGGTTCTTGCCGGTCTGCACGCAGAGCAGCAGGTCGTGGGCGCCGGCGTCGGACTCGGTGGTGTAGTGCGAGTCGTTGGTGACCACCGGCGGGATGTTCAGCTTCCGGCCGATCTCCAGCAGGCCGTCGCGGACCCGCTGCTCGATGTCGAGGCCGTGGTCCATCAGCTCCAGGAAGTAGTTCTCCCGGCCGAAGATGTCCTGGTAGTCGGCGGCCGACCGGACGGCCTCGTCGAACTGGCCGAGCCTCAGGCGGGTCTGCACCTCGCCGGAGGGGCAGCCGGTGGTGGCCATCAGGCCGGCCGCGTGCTCGGCGATGATCTCCTTGTCCATCCGGGGCCACTTCACCAGCCAGCCCTCGGCGTAGGAGCGCGAGGTCAGCTTGAAGAGGTTGTGCAGGCCCTGCCTGTCCCGGGCCCAGATGGTCTTGTGGGTGTAGGCGCCGGACGCGGAGACGTCGTCGCGCTTCTGGTGCGGCTGGCCCCACAGGATGCGCTTGGTGTTGGACCGGGACTCCGGGGCGACGTACGCCTCGATGCCGATCACCGGGGTGATGCCGGCGGCCGTCGCCTGCTTGTGGAACTCCGCGGCGCCGTACATGTTGCCGTGGTCGGTCATCGCGACATGCGTCTGGCCGAGCCGCTCGACCTCCTTGAACAGCTGCTTCAGCCGGGCGGCGCCGTCCAGCATCGAGTACTCGGTGTGGACGTGCAGGTGCGCGTACGGCTGGTCGCTCAAGGCGGGGCCTCCGGGGTCCGGGTTCGGGCGGGAACACGTGAGGCCCGAGCCACCACCGGGGCTCGGACCACGGCTTCCGGGTTCGCGGGACCGAGTCTAGTCCCCTGCCCCAGGTGTCACGGGACCGCCACGGATGCCCTCCGGCCTCTCACATTCGCCCCCCGCCCGGTCACGGATGACCACCCGGGGTTCCCGCCCGGTCATCGGCGCCGCTAGCCTCTGGCCCACGACGAACGAGGAGGATTCCCCATGGCCTACGGCCCGCTGGCGTACGGTCCGGTGGTACGCGAGCGCGAACAGAGCGGCGGCGGGCTGGTCGCCATCGGCGTGCTGCTGCTGGTGCAGCTGGTCGCGGAACTCGGGGTGCTCGGCTACGACGTCGCGCAGAAGGGCCCGGTCTACCTGCTGGACGCGCTCGGGCTGACCTACGACCACTTCGTCGACGCACCGGTGGGCTTCTTCGGCTGGGACGCCGCCTTCAGCGTCGCGCTGCTGGTCCTGGCGGTCGGCGCCTTCACCAAGGGGCGCTGGGTGCGCCCGGCCGCCGTCGCGCTGCTCGGGGTCGGCGCCTACCAGTCCGCGGCGTCCCTGCTCAACCAGCTGTTCTCGGCCACCTCCCGGCAGGCGTTCGCCCAGCCGATCGGCCACCTGTGGCTGAACCTGACCCTGGTGCTCTCCGTGGCGCTGGCGATCGCCGTCGCGGTGATCGTGCTGGCCACCCGCGCGCCCGCCCCGGCCGCGGCCCCGGCGCCGCCCGCCCTGCCGTACCCGCCGTACGTGCCCCAGCAGCGCCAGGGGCACCCGCCGATACCGCCGACCACCCCCGGCCCGCACACCCCGCCGCCCCCGCCGCAGGGTCCGCCGCAGGGCCCGCCGTCCCCCTGACGAACCGCCGCGGCCCGGGCGGGCGTCCCTGCCACCGGACCGCACAGCACCACCGCACGCACGTGAGGATCGACATGCCCGACCAGCCCACCGTCGCCGACCGCGAACCGGACCGCGCCGAGACCGTCCTGCGGGTCTTCGACTCCGCCTTCGGCGAGCTGCTGGCCCAGGACCCGGCGGCGTTCCGGGTCAAGTTCCGCAAGATGGCGGCCTCCGCGTTCGCGTTCTACCGCGGCACCGCCGCGCTCTTCTACGCGGACCTCACCGACGGGCCCTTCGCCGCGTACGGCGAGCGCTTCCTCGACGAGCACACCGGCCGGGTCTGGATCCACGGCGACCTGCATGCGGAGAACTTCGGCACCTACCTGAACGCCGAGGGCCGGCTGGTCTTCAACGTCAACGACTTCGACGAGGCCTATGTCGGCGCGTTCACCTGGGACGTCCAGCGGCTGGCCGCCAGCCTCGCCCTGATCGGCTACGCCAAGGCGCTGTCCGACGACACCATCACCGACCTGGTGCGCACCTTCGCCGCGGCCTACCGGGGGCAGATCGCCGCCCTGGTGGGCTCCGGCGACGCGGCCCGGTACACCCTGGACACCGCGGACGGCCCGATCCTCGACACGCTGCGCAGCGCCCGGCTGCAGACCCGGGTGGCGCTGCTGGAGGAGGAGACCGTGGTCGACGGCTGGGACCGCCGGTTCCGGATCGGCGGCGGCGCCTTCGAGCTGGACGCCGACACCCGGGCCGAGGTGCTGACCGCCTTCGCCGGGTACCTGGATACGCTGCCCCCGGCGTCCCGGACCCGCCCGGACGCGCTGCGGGTCAAGGACGTGGTCGGCCGCCGCGGGATCGGCATCGGCAGCGCCGGCCTGCCGTCGTACAACCTGCTGCTGGAGGGGCACACCGACGCCCTCGAGAACGACGTGATCATCTACCTGAAGCAGGGCCAGACCCCGGCGGTGGCCCGGCACGTCACCGACCCGGCGATCCGCGGCTACTTCGAGCACGAAGGGCACCGCACGGTCATCTCGCAGCGCGCCCTGCAGGCGCACAGCGACCCGTGGCTCGGCTACACCACCCTGCACGGCCGCGGGCAGCTGGTCGCCGAGGTCTCCCCGTACGCCGCCGACCTGGACTGGACGGACGTCAACGAGCCGGCCGACCTGCTGGCGGTCACCGCCTACCTGGGCCGGGCGACCGCGGTGATGCACGCGGCCGCCGCGGAGTCCGCCAGCGGCCACAGCCTGGTGCCGTTCTCCACCGAGCACGCCATCGACGCGGCGATCTCCGCCGACGAGGACGGCTTCACCGCCATGCTGGTGGACTTCGCCCACGCCTACGGCGACCGGGCCCGCCGCGACCACCAGATCTTCGTCGACCTCTTCCGCAACGGGCGCATCCCGGGGCTGTAGGTACGCCCGGACCCACGTTCCATTCGTCGTGATCAGGGCTTGGCACCAAGGGAGCTGCCTCCGTGCAACCGCGCGCCGACTTCCACGAGGACTTCGGGCTCAGCGGACTGACCAGGGTCGTCCAGTCCCGGTTCGTACCCCGGACCGAGGCCGGCTGTCTCTGCACCGCCCGGAACGTGCTCGAAGTGGAGGGACAACCCTTCGCGGAGGAGGTGGTGGAGGACGTCCGCCGTCTGACGCAGTCCTCACTCTCCGACGACGTGCTGTCCACCCTGTGGCTGGC
The Kitasatospora paranensis genome window above contains:
- a CDS encoding class I SAM-dependent methyltransferase codes for the protein MARTFDDLVAEADAAPMDGWDFSWLDGRATEQRPSWGYQRLLGGRLAGAAAALDIQTGGGEVLAGAGPLPPLTVATESWPPNVAKATRLLHPLGAVVVADPDEPPLPFADEAFDLVSSRHPATVHWTEIARVLRPGGSYVAQHVGHSSVFELVEFFLGPLPEAVRRGRHPDGERAAAEAAGLSVADLRFERLRVEFHDIGAVVWFLRKVIWMVPGFTVDAYRDRLRDLHSLITSQGPFVAHSSRTLFDLRKPA
- a CDS encoding type II toxin-antitoxin system PemK/MazF family toxin: MAELINEDVPGRYGPDATVEVEAYEVGAVRTEYSPKHDGDPDPGEIVWTWVPYEERDGRGKDRPVLVVAREEDGSLLAVMLSSKGHDHDRDWVPIGAGPWDKSGRDSWVALDRVMRVRDGGMRREACALDRARFNVVVDSLRRRYRWS
- a CDS encoding RDD family protein, producing MSSNDPSGYGYPTDPQQNPYGQQQPPAPGYGTPPPYGQAGYGTAPGAPGYGPPPAGQQAWPLWLTPPGQYSGPPAPGTRILASAGDRFLARLIDAAVLFIPVIVVSSIIGFSIIGDVFIGLLVFGYEAAMLLTQHGQTVGKKVMKLRVVDVANGGRPADNAFWIRAAVYGLPGAVYCLGSLFQLLNCLWLLWDKPLQQCLHDKGAKTLVVKEG
- the dnaE gene encoding DNA polymerase III subunit alpha — its product is MSDQPYAHLHVHTEYSMLDGAARLKQLFKEVERLGQTHVAMTDHGNMYGAAEFHKQATAAGITPVIGIEAYVAPESRSNTKRILWGQPHQKRDDVSASGAYTHKTIWARDRQGLHNLFKLTSRSYAEGWLVKWPRMDKEIIAEHAAGLMATTGCPSGEVQTRLRLGQFDEAVRSAADYQDIFGRENYFLELMDHGLDIEQRVRDGLLEIGRKLNIPPVVTNDSHYTTESDAGAHDLLLCVQTGKNLSDPDRFRFDGTGYYIKSAAEMYGLDSSDAWQEGCRNSQLLVAERVDTTGMFEFKNLMPRFPIPEGFTSEAEFFRAKVWEGMDWRFPGGYDEEHKKLAEYEMDTIVQMGFPAYFLVVADFIMWAKQQGIAVGPGRGSAAGSLVAYAMGITDLDPIPHGLIFERFLNPERISMPDVDIDFDERRRGDVIRYVTEKWGSDKVAMIVTYGTIKAKAAIKDSSRVLGYPYAMGDRITKAMPPDVMGKGIPLSGITDSSHPRYGEAGEIRGLYENDPDVRKVIDTARGIEGLIRQPGVHAAGVIMSAEPLTDHIPVWTRHTDGVTITQFDYPTCEGLGLLKMDFLGLRNLTIMDDAVKAIQKNKGVKIELLDLPLDDKPTYELLARGDTLGVFQLDGGPMRSLLRLMKPDNFEDISAVLALYRPGPMGVNSHTNYALRKNGQQEITPIHPELEEPLKEILEPTYGLIVYQEQVQKAAQILAGYSLGQADLLRRAMGKKKKEILEAEFVPFQRGCREHGYSDAAIQAVWDVLVPFSGYAFNKAHTAGYGLVSYWTAYLKANYPAEYMSGLLTSVKDDKDKSAVYLNEARKMGISVLPPDVNESDADFTPHGDDTVRFGLTAIRNVGGPVVESMIRTRRAKGKFSAFPDFLDKVESVVCNKRTVESLIKAGAFDSLGHTRKGLTAQFEPMIDNVVGVKRKEAEGQFDLFGGDTVSDEPSFGLDVVFSEDEWDKAFLLTQEREMLGLYVSSHPLHGLEHVLADKADCAVADLAERPDGSILQIGGIISGLQRKMTKQGNAWAIATVEDLAGSIDCMFFPASYQLVSSQLVEDAVVFVRGKLDKREDVPRLMGMELTVPDLSNAHAEPPIVINIPSGRITPPLVARLGEVLTHHKGSTEVRLRLEGPSRTTVLRLDRHRVKSDPALFGDLKQLLGPSCLAV
- a CDS encoding DUF2252 domain-containing protein, coding for MPDQPTVADREPDRAETVLRVFDSAFGELLAQDPAAFRVKFRKMAASAFAFYRGTAALFYADLTDGPFAAYGERFLDEHTGRVWIHGDLHAENFGTYLNAEGRLVFNVNDFDEAYVGAFTWDVQRLAASLALIGYAKALSDDTITDLVRTFAAAYRGQIAALVGSGDAARYTLDTADGPILDTLRSARLQTRVALLEEETVVDGWDRRFRIGGGAFELDADTRAEVLTAFAGYLDTLPPASRTRPDALRVKDVVGRRGIGIGSAGLPSYNLLLEGHTDALENDVIIYLKQGQTPAVARHVTDPAIRGYFEHEGHRTVISQRALQAHSDPWLGYTTLHGRGQLVAEVSPYAADLDWTDVNEPADLLAVTAYLGRATAVMHAAAAESASGHSLVPFSTEHAIDAAISADEDGFTAMLVDFAHAYGDRARRDHQIFVDLFRNGRIPGL